Proteins from one Megalops cyprinoides isolate fMegCyp1 chromosome 11, fMegCyp1.pri, whole genome shotgun sequence genomic window:
- the LOC118785433 gene encoding sodium/potassium-transporting ATPase subunit alpha-1-like, with amino-acid sequence MGLGRGSDKYKLAPTSEHVVKKKKPQKRKDKDMEELKKEVDLDDHKLTFDELQRKYGTDISRGLTVARALEILARDGPNALTPPPTTPEWVKFCKQLFGGFSMLLWIGAILCFLAYSIQVASEEEPANDNLYLGVVLSAVVIITGCFSYYQEAKSSKIMDSFKNLVPQQALVIRDGEQKSINAEEVVVGDLVEVKGGDRIPADLRIISAQGCKVDNSSLTGESEPQTRSPDFSNDNPLETRNIAFFSTNCVEGTACGIVINTGDHTVMGRIATLASSLEVGQTPIAIEIEHFIHIITGVAVFLGVTFFILSLILGYAWLDAVIFLIGIIVANVPEGLLATVTVCLTLTAKRMAKKNCLVKNLEAVETLGSTSTICSDKTGTLTQNRMTVSHMWFDNQIHEADTTENQSGTSFDRSSATWAALARIAGLCNRAIFLAEQSSVPILKRDVAGDASESALLKCIELCCGSVKDMREQYTKIAEIPFNSTNKYQLSIHKNPNSSEPKHLLVMKGAPERILDRCSTIMIHGKEQPLDDEMKDAFQNAYLELGGLGERVLGFCHFALPDEQFAEGFRFDIEEVNFPTENLCFVGLMSLIDPPRAAVPDAVGKCRSAGIKVIMVTGDHPITAKAIAKGVGIISEGNETIEDIAARLNIPVREVNPRDAKACVVHGGDLKDLTSEQLDEILKHHTEIVFARTSPQQKLIIVEGCQRQGAIVAVTGDGVNDSPALKKADIGVAMGIAGSDVSKQAADMILLDDNFASIVTGVEEGRLIFDNLKKSIAYTLTSNIPEISPFLLFIIADIPLPLGTVTILCIDLGTDMVPAISLAYEAAESDIMKRQPRNAQTDKLVNERLISMAYGQIGMMQAIAGFFTYFVILAENGFLPSKLLGIRVSWDDKYINDLEDSYGQQWTYEQRKIIEYTCHTAFFTSIVIVQWTDLIICKTRRNSIIKQGMKNKILIFGLFEETALAAFLSYCPGMDIALRMYPLKPCWWFCAFPYSFLIFLYDEVRRYILRRNPDGWVEKETYY; translated from the exons ATGGGACTTGGA agagggagtgacaAGTATAAACTGGCACCGACCTCAGAGCATGTGGTCAAAAAGAAGAAgccacagaaaaggaaagataAGGACATGGAAGAGCTGAAGAAGGAAGTTGATTTG gatGATCACAAGCTGACCTTTGATGAGCTTCAGCGAAAATATGGCACAGACATAAGCAGA GGGTTGACTGTTGCTCGTGCCTTGGAAATTCTAGCCCGTGATGGGCCGAATGCCCTGACCCCTCCTCCCACCACCCCAGAGTGGGTGAAGTTCTGCAAGCAGCTGTTTGGTGGCTTCTCCATGCTGCTCTGGATTGGAGCCATACTCTGCTTCCTTGCCTACAGCATTCAGGTTGCCTCAGAAGAGGAACCAGCAAATGATAAC CTGTACCTGGGCGTTGTGCTTTCTGCTGTCGTTATCATCACTGGCTGCTTCTCCTACTATCAAGAAGCCAAAAGCTCCAAGATCATGGACTCTTTCAAGAATCTGGTCCCTCAG CAAGCCCTGGTGATCCGTGATGGTGAACAGAAGAGCATCAATGCAGAGGAGGTGGTAGTCGGGGATCTGGTGGAAGTAAAGGGAGGAGACAGGATCCCTGCTGACCTGCGTATCATCTCAGCTCAGGGTTGCAAG GTGGATAACTCCTCCCTCACTGGTGAATCTGAGCCTCAGACCCGCTCCCCTGACTTCTCCAATGACAACCCCCTAGAGACCAGGAACATTGCCTTCTTCTCCACCAACTGTGTTGAAG GCACGGCTTGTGGTATTGTGATCAACACTGGTGACCACACTGTGATGGGCCGCATCGCTACCCTTGCCTCAAGCCTTGAAGTCGGACAAACCCCAATTGCCATTGAGATTGAGCACTTTATCCACATCATTACGGGCGTGGCCGTCTTCCTGGGCGTGACCTTCTTCATCCTCTCCCTTATCCTGGGCTACGCCTGGCTGGATGCTGTTATCTTTCTTATTGGCATCATTGTTGCCAATGTGCCTGAAGGTCTCCTAGCAACTGTCACT GTGTGTCTGACCCTGACTGCCAAGCGCATGGCCAAGAAGAATTGCCTGGTGAAGAACCTGGAAGCTGTGGAAACCCTGGGCTCCACTTCCACCATCTGCTCTGACAAGACCGGCACACTAACCCAGAACCGCATGACCGTGTCCCACATGTGGTTTGACAACCAGATCCATGAGGCGGACACCACGGAGAACCAGAGCGGAACCTCTTTTGACAGGAGTTCTGCCACCTGGGCTGCCCTGGCTCGCATTGCAGGCCTCTGCAACCGAGCTATCTTCCTGGCTGAGCAGAGCAGCGTGCCCATCCTCAAG AGGGATGTGGCTGGTGATGCCTCTGAGTCTGCCCTGCTGAAGTGTATTGAGCTGTGCTGTGGGTCTGTGAAGGACATGAGAGAGCAGTACACCAAGATTGCAGAAATCCCCTTCAACTCCACTAACAAGTACCAG CTCTCCATCCACAAGAACCCCAACTCCTCTGAGCCTAAACACCTCCTGGTAATGAAGGGGGCCCCAGAGAGAATTCTGGATCGCTGCTCCACCATCATGATCCACGGCAAAGAGCAGCCCCTTGATGATGAGATGAAGGATGCCTTCCAGAATGCCTACCTGGAGCTGGGTGGGCTGGGGGAGAGAGTGCTCG GATTCTGCCATTTTGCTCTCCCTGACGAACAGTTTGCTGAAGGCTTCCGGTTTGACATTGAAGAGGTGAACTTCCCCACTGAGAACCTTTGCTTTGTTGGCCTCATGTCCCTGATCGACCCACCCCGTGCTGCTGTACCTGATGCTGTGGGGAAGTGCAGAAGTGCTGGAATCAAG GTTATCATGGTAACCGGTGACCATCCAATCACTGCGAAGGCCATTGCTAAGGGTGTGGGCATCATCTCTGAGGGAAATGAGACTATAGAAGATATTGCTGCTCGTCTGAACATCCCAGTCCGTGAAGTCAACCCTAG AGATGCCAAGGCCTGTGTTGTCCACGGTGGAGACCTGAAGGATCTGACCTCAGAGCAGTTGGACGAGATCCTTAAGCACCATACTGAGATTGTGTTTGCCAGAACCTCTCCCCAGCAAAAGCTAATTATTGTGGAAGGCTGCCAGCGACAG GGTGCCATTGTGGCTGTGACAGGAGATGGTGTCAATGACTCCCCTGCTCTGAAGAAGGCCGACATTGGTGTTGCTATGGGCATCGCTGGTTCAGACGTCTCCAAGCAGGCTGCTGACATGATCCTTCTAGATGACAACTTTGCTTCAATCGTGACTGGGGTGGAAGAAG GTCGCCTGATCTTTGACAACTTGAAGAAATCCATCGCCTACACCCTGACAAGCAACATTCCTGAGATCTcacccttcctcctcttcatcattGCTGATATTCCCCTGCCCCTGGGCACTGTCACCATCCTCTGTATTGACCTGGGCACTGACATG GTTCCTGCTATCTCTCTGGCCTATGAAGCTGCTGAGAGTGACATCATGAAAAGACAGCCTAGAAATGCACAAACTGACAAGCTGGTGAATGAGAGACTAATTAGCATGGCCTATGGCCAGATTG GAATGATGCAAGCAATTGCTGGTTTCTTCACCTACTTTGTCATCCTCGCTGAGAATGGCTTCCTTCCGTCTAAGCTGCTTGGCATCCGTGTGAGCTGGGATGACAAGTACATCAACGACCTGGAGGACAGCTATGGCCAGCAGTGG ACATATGAGCAAAGGAAGATTATTGAGTATACATGCCACACTGCATTTTTCACCAGCATTGTGATTGTGCAGTGGACAGACTTAATCATCTGCAAGACCAGAAGAAACTCCATCATAAAGCAAGGGATGAA AAACAAAATCCTTATCTTTGGATTGTTTGAAGAAACAGCCCTGGCGGCCTTCTTGTCTTACTGCCCAGGAATGGACATCGCGCTCAGGATGTACCCACTCAA ACCCTGCTGGTGGTTTTGTGCATTCCCTTACTCGTTTCTCATCTTTCTGTATGACGAGGTCCGAAGGTACATCCTGCGACGGAACCCAGATG gttGGGTGGAAAAAGAGACATACTACTAG